AatcatcctcatcctcatctAACCAGTTAGGAGACAAGGCTGTATATTAAGCTGACTGAACGGGAAGCAAGACAACCTTCCCATCTGTACTATCTCATATCTGTTCCAACCTGATGAGAAGACCGTGCCTCTTCACTAGCTGAGCAAGGAAGACCATTCCCATTTCATAACTAAAACTCCTACCAGTTCAGCTTCCTTCACGCTAATTTGCAATATTGGAACTTAAGACACTTAAAAGGAAACTTAAATAAGAACTTAAAAGAGAAAGCCCCGTGtttcaaaatgtgtttctgCTACACAGAGATCTCTGGCACCAATAAAAGAACCGAAGTGCTTTCAGTAGAAAGTCgcttggaaaaagaaatcagaggcAAAAAAGGAGAGAAGTTAAGACTGATGTTACGCTGCAAGGGGCCAGGACCTCTACTTTACCTTTCATTAACTCTGAGAAGCACCTGACAGCCTTAATAACTCTTTTTCCTATGAACACAGGTTAAAGAATTACAAGCAAGTATCAGTATTCTCTATAGAATCCCATAAGAAGgatgtttgtttctcttccgAGTGTAGCTTAATCCTGATGAAGAACTCATTCTTTAAAATGGGAAGACTGCAAGCAGTGGCTTTATCCCGTGAACATGGTTTcacaaaagcttttattttgcttcttgaaACAACGAGACAAAAGCACCCATCAAGAGAACTACTGCTAATGCCAATTGCCCACAAACACGCTCAACTAGCTAGAGCTGTAATGTTAATCCCATTTACCTTGTCTTCCAATAGGCtgcaggctgcccatggcctgcTTATACCTACGGCTTTCATCTTCTGCCACTTCATTAATATCTGAGTAATCAACAgcatcttctgtgcttttaacCCAACCTAAGGAGAAAAAACATCTGATCAAATAAAGCATCATCCCAATGTATATTACTAATGTCTGACTCCACTATAtactctctgcttctttttcttacggtaataaaaacatttaattaacttttcttaTCAGAATATTTTCTCCCCGCTACAACCAAAAGCTCTGAATTTCTCCTACAGACTCACAGGTAAGAAGCTTTAGCACAAGTACTTTCCACTTACCCAATGAAACTGTCAGAAAAGCTCACCACCAAATAAACAGACAAGAAGTGTAATAACAGAACTGCTTAAATAGGCTTGCAAACATTCAACACAAAGAGTTTAACACAGGGAAAAACAGACCAAATTTCTTTACGAGGAAAAGGATAAGATGTAAAAAGCTAAAACTCGTAAAAGGGAAGGTGTACAATGGGGAACAGTTGATAAAATGGGATTCATTCTGACAAGACAAAGAAAGGCCTTTGCCAGAGAAGCTGTCAGCAGGCACCGTGCTGTTGTTTGCAGCCCAGACGACCGAGGTGCACCCTTTCCTCCCTAAGGGGAGCTCTGACGCTGCCGATTAGCTGCAGGTTCCCCAGTGCCTGACCTTCCTCATCCAGGTGGGCTCCGTCAGCCTCCGGGCTCTCGTCCTCGCTGGCTGTGATCTCAGTGATCAGGTTGCCGAGTCCGAGGGCACCCAACCCGGCCAGGTGCTTCTTGGATTCCTGGAGGGATCAGAGCCACGTCCCAGCAGGGAGGCTCCTCCGCCTCCCCCGCCCGAGCCCGGTGCCGGCAGCCCCCGCTCGGCACCCACCGCCCCGCCGAGGCCTACCCGGGCCCCCGCCGCCCCTCAGCCccctcttctccttcccctccgCCGTGGCACAGACAGCGCCGCCCCGCAGCCAGACCCACTACCTTGTCGAGGACGCTGTCCCCCTCGAGCTGTCCGGCCTCATTGATGTTGCCGAAGAGGAAGCCGGCCAGAGAGAAGGGCTCGGCGCGGCCGCCATCCGCCTCCTCCTCGCTCTCAGAGTCCGACAtcgcggcggcggcgccgggcCGGAAGCGGAAGTGGGCGGCGTGCTGAGGGCTAAAGCGCCGCACtgcgccccctggcggccgcAACGCGCGCAGCTCCGGGCGGATCCGAACCGCGGAACGAACGACCGAGAGCCAGAAGGATGAGAAAGGTTTTTATTACCATTTAATTTTtgcataatttaaaaacaaacaaaaaaaaatcttttaaaactgTTAGCTGTAATACAAATCCTTTTATCGTATAAAAATCAAGTCGCCAGTGTATGTATCAGTACCAGACGCAgaggcgcggggccgggccACGACCAGCCCGCTCCTACGGGCGAGCCCAGCGCAGCACCGGGATCCCGCAGAGCGGGGTTAGGATCCAGCAGTGAGGCTGCTCTAGTATGAATCCCACACTGAATCCCATGCTGTGTAAAGCAACACGGCGCTTCTCCATCCCAACGCCCAACTGTGAGGGTGCCGGGTGTTAAAGGGAATGATTCGCGAGCTGAAAGGTTAAAATTGGTCTTGTCACATAAAGCCTCTTGGGGGAGCGATGGCATTCAGAGAGCGTTTCCATGAAGTAAACACAAATCTTGAACAGGGTGGGAAACTCACAGGGTAACTCGGGGGTATCCTGACCTGCTGCCGACAGAGCGCAGCCATGCCATTGTGGGAGATGCGGCTGCCGTCTGTCCACAGGAGAAATGGAGACTGAAACACTGCACTACGTACAATGAAACGCACCAGGAGggtggaggaagagaaaaagaaagacccTAAATGGAGAGAATGCCCACCCAATGGCAAAGCTCAGTGCatctgggtgctgctggagggcatGCTCATGGAGAGGCTGGAATAAATGAGCCGTCAGCCAGCAGGAGCTTTGCTCCCAAAAGGCACAGACGTGCAAGGCACCTAAAGGGCTGCTGATGAGGTACTCTGAAACCCAGAAAAAGCCTCTCAAGTCCTTCCGAGTTCACTTTCTGCTCAGTCCCACCACTGTCGTGTCCATCCGCTCAGTGCCGCCAAGCAATGTTTTCCTTAAGGTATCTAGATGGGGACAGAGCGCTCCATTCATCAGTGATGGAATCCATCACAACAAATCGGTTAAGGACTCCATCCCAACACACCCACTTCCAGTTGACACCAGGACGGCTGCTCTGCGAGCCCACGGGAACGGGCTGTGTGCAACCAGAGCTCCTCATGTGCAGAGTGACTGCCGGCCAGCCAGGGAGAGCAGAACCAAGAGATCTCAGTAcgtaaaaaaaaaggaaaaccttttCAAAACAGTAGTAGTAGCTTCAGtacaaaactgcaaataaaagagGTGCCCGTTGTTGACATTAAAAGCCTATTTAAGAGCAGTTAAAACATACCACAGAGTTGTTAAAGTACATCTGAGTTAAGCAAAGGTTACGGGCTTGCACCAGGGACTGACGATATAGGCCTGACCTGCATTACAAAGACATGTGCACTGgcttaaataaatacattttaaacacGATAAACTCTATTTACTCAGTTACTGACATTTACCTACAGAAAATAATCTTGCATTACAAGGCACGGGATTAATTGCTGCCAGCACGCCAAGCCCACACAAAAGGCCTACTCCTAAAAGGCAGAAGGTGGTGAGCGGAGGCCGCCTCcctcacagcctgcaggtggAGCCACATCTGGAACAGCACTTCTGCGAGTGCAAAAGGTGCAAACAGATCCCAGACAACGGCACCTGGTGAAGAAAAACGTGCAGAAGTCTCCAGGTTTCTGCAAACATTCGTGCATGACAGGCATCGGGGTGTTGCCTACCAGTGTTAGGAACTCAGTGGTGCTTCACTAGCCACATCTATTTGGGTTAACTGCAGTTGCTATCTATGGGTCGCAGTTTGCTGAAGCAGTACTTGTATGAGCGTACATCAGATACATAAAAGTTGCAGTTAGTGTCGGCATCGGTTGCACCAGCTGAAGAAAGGCACATCCTCTTCAGAGAGGGGAATTAGGGCACAAACGTGAACGATTCTACCCCttgttttgggttttggttggttgggttttgggttggtttgggtttttttttggtatcAGATAAAGCAAGGTCAGATTAACTCGAGATCCCTAATAACCTTGTTGATATATCTCCTGTTCTCTTGCTAAAAttaggcttttattttctttttctcctgcccTGGGTATACACAGTGCAGTTTCACATGTGTGAGAATCACTGGGATGCAAGTTCTGAATGACCAACGGAGGCTGCATCTGGACAAAGACAGCACTGTCACCCTCAGCCAACAAAGCCCAGTCCAGCCCCATTGGTTTCATACAAAGCATCTTTGAAGCGTGCTGCTTTCATGCCACCAAGCTCTAAGGTTAAGACTAAGGAAGGCTTCATGCACTCACTCCTCAGCTGGTCCCAGAATCACACACAACTAACAGTGTACATCCTGAAAATCACAGCCAGCTGCCGCTCATCAGAGCTGCTAGAGAAAGTTAGAGAAGTACATAAGCAGAACTTCCATTTAAACAGTTCATACTGAATGGTGACCTGCCAGAGGGGAGAAAATTGCCCAGGTAAATCTATCCAGTGACTGACTAACCATGGCACAATTAACTGGAACcgtcagaagaaaacaaacgtTCCCGTTTCCCATAAACAGAACCTCCACATTTTCTGTCAATGATCAcccagaaaacaacaaaacccaacacagGGATTTGCTGTGCAACGTCAGGTGGTGACTCCAAGAAGATAAAAGCGAAACAATTAACTCTTCAAGCACAAATGGGCTTCTAGCCGAGCCTCTGGGAGTTATCAAAGGGACACACTTAAAAACTGACTTTGAGAATAAGAGTCATCTCAGCTATCTCAGTCAGCCCAGGAAGATGGTTCTAAGTTTATTCTCAGGGTGTAAAGTCTCTTTGAAGAGTGAAGTAAAACCTTAACTTGGTTTAGGAGATTACGAAAGGCTTGCAACTAATCTGCTCTTCCGCCTCTCCATTTCAACAGCACTAAAACCTCACGCTTGAGTGATTCATCACTATCCTAAGTTCCTTACAGTAGGAATCTGCTTCTATTAACAAAACACTTGCAGGTGTTCCCTAGGTCTTGCTTACTGGATTTGATCTCTGTTAACTCTTCACATAAATGATCACAGTTCACTTTAAGGCAAATCTCAGTAATATTTCTGGCATTTTCGTATGTAAACAAATTGTTTTCAAGCTCTGAATTGGCAAATTACAACAAACGCACAGCCAGACTTCTATCTGTCAAACCAGTTTGATCTGTAaataagagatggaaaaaaacagcacctgGACTTAAGGCAAAGTTATCAGAACTTGTGCTTTCCAGCAAATCTAGCAACTGGTGGCTATAAAGTCAAGAAGTTGGGCTTCAGAGAAGTCCCTTCCTTTGTTTCCCTCCACTAAATAAGAACAGAAGCCAAGTGATCCCTGGAGAAGCTGGAGACTGGAACTTCAGAAATTAAGTATATATTTTGACCTCTCTGCTGGAAAagaagttgttttgtttcagtttcccTGAAGCAATAAGACTGCAAGAATATTCTTTGCATAAACCGTTTCTGCTTAGAGCTGTTAGTGCAAGACGCAAATCTTCAATTGAACACGTTAAAAAGCCCTCCAAAATTCTAGTCACTATTCAACTTTGAGCATCCGTCAGCCGAGGTAACTACAATAAGACACATTTCCTTGTGTTCTTCTTTGTCACAGGATAAAGAACTGCACGCACAGCTTCAGCAAACACCTCCCGAACACCCTCCTGATTCAGCGCTGAGCACTCCAAATATTTGACTGCTCCAATTTGTTTAGCCAGCGAAGTCCCCTGTTGTGGGGTAGTGGGAGCCAAGCTTTGCtcttttaactttttaactGTTTCCAGGTCGTTTCTCAAGTCTCTCTTCGTGCCCACTAAAAGAATGGGAACATTGGGACAGTGGTGAGAAACTTCAGGATGCCACTTGTGCCTCACATTTGCATAGGAAGACGGGCTGCCAATGGAGAAGCAGATGACAAATACATTGGTTTGAGGATACGAGAGTGTGCGCAGACGGTCATATTCCTCCTGGCCTGCAGTGTCCCAGAGATTCAGGCTAACTGTCCGGCCATCAACAGTCATTTGGGCACTATAGTTGTCAAACACGGTAGGGATGTACTCTTCTGGGAAGGCATTGGTGGTGTAGCTGATGAGAAGACAAGTTTTTCCCACAGCGCCATCTCCAACAACTACGCACTTTATAGTCTGCATTCTTCACCCAGATACAAAGTCCTgcacaaagcaagaaaacaagttAGGAAAAGCACACTCAATGAAAGTCATTTTAAATAGATGCTTTTGCAAGTGTTTTTTAACATCACTAACAATTTCTTATCGCAGCCAGACACGCTCGGTGCCTTGGAAGCCACAATGAAGAGCTCAGAGGCTAGGAAGACAATAGTGAAACAGAGATGCAACAAGTTGAAAGCTCTGTGACAACTGGCTGCCTTCCAACCACAGAAGTACAAATTAGCCAAATTCCCACAGTCCTGCCTCAGGAGCAGACAGTTTCCCACAGGCAAAATGGACAAGTCCTTGGGAAGTACCTGCAAGCAGAAAAGGAGCATGGCCTCAGGCCTTGTAACAACATACTCTCTTGTTGTTGGTAAGTCCATCCACACGCACTCTAAGTTGACACTTATTGCCTACATACTCTACTTCCAGTCAGTTTATCACAAAGAAAACGATGGAATAAGCCAAGACATCAGTTGCTGGGCTGCACTGTTACTGTTTGCTACAATAATTCACTCAACTCACAATCAATCAGACCTCGAGTAACTACGTTATTCAGGATGAGAAGTTGAGACAGTAGCATAGACAAGAAAAGCTATTGTTTGAAATATAACAAGAAGTGGTATCCAGATTAGTATACATAAAGGATTTTTCTAAAGAAGCCAAGAACAGATTATTCTCTCTAATTGGTGACAGAACAAGCAGAACTTAATAAGcttgaagtaaaataaagaaagcttATATAGAGTGTTAGAAGAAACACATGGTGCAAAAGATCAGCGATCAAATAGCCTTTCTGGGCAGGCTGTGAAAAACGTTACTCAGGATACATGTCCCTTCAAGGCTTTCTTATCCTGTTTCTGATAAGTAAAGAGTAGGGTTCACCATTAAATGCATGCAGCCTAAAAATCAATTCATTCTAAGCATTTAATACAGGAACCTTCATGTACTTGTTCATTAGCACTGTGGAACATCTACAAGCACAGTCATTTGCTGCACATTTCTGTGCTGGAGCTTCCACTGCTTGCCTGAGCAAGAAAGAACTTGCATCTGCCTTCTCACCCAAATGCCTTTGGGGTACTATCAGTAATCCCCGACTCACAACCAGCACTAAATATGCtgcttcaaacaaacaaacggtGGGAGGAAATATATCGTGCATTCCAGAAGAATCACAGCTCCGACAGCATCCAAACTGTGCAGGGAACATGTGAAAATAAGCAAGTCAAGTACTtcactaataaaaaaaaataatcacaaaattCCTTCCCTCCAACCTCTCCTTCAACACCATCCAAACAAATCAACAGCTTGTTACTATTAAATCTTGCTTTGTCCTTTCTGAGACAGTCTGTATCTATATACTGCTATCTTCCCACTGGGAGCACACATGATTCCTCTGTGCTAGCTGGAAATAAAGTGCCTTATGCTTTGGCACTGCAACAGGCAGCTCTGGAGAGTGATCCTGACTCTGGTACCACAACACCCAGTGCTTAGGGAGGTATCGATACGTACATCCTTGCTATTCAAAAAACAATTGGCTGTGGGAAGCAGCATAAAAGCTTTGCACTAGAAAGGCTGGGCAGGATATGTGATGGGATTGGAAGGAACAAGACAcagaagaactttttcctttttgaaaatgGCAGGAATGAAATTCCTAAGACATCATGAATGACCTGAGATGCAATCTGGCAGCGACTTCTGAGCTTTGGAAGAAAAGCCTACACGTGTATTTCAACATACATCCAAAACATTGGTCACCTCGCTTCGAGGCTACAgtcaaaagtaaagaaatatgCACACAATTTGAAATGGTAAAGGTAATCAGTAAGAAGAACAGCACTGACCAGCAAGAGCCAACAGCAGGACTGCATATATTACTCCCAATCAGTTGCACCAAGATTTTCATTTAACGGggctagaagaaaaaaaacaaaagtaaaatctGTCAAATTCAAGGCTTAAAAACATGAGATGCATTTTGCAGAACCCGAGGTTAAAactctattaaaaacaaaactgccaAAAGCATTAGAAATTAAACATCTTTAGCATTTTACCATAACACTGCTGTATCTAACGATGCAGCTATAGCCCACTCTCCTTAATTCTGCTTCCCTGCAGGGCAGGCCACAACCTGCTCTGACACACTGGTCCCCATCACAGCCCTCAGACACCCCCAGGGCCGCAACCCTGCCCAGCAGGTAGCATGACACCCTCTTAAGTGACCCAGGAAGGCTTACCAGTCCTGTCATCCACTGCACCGAGTGGTACCAGCAGCTCTGGTGCGACCAAGGCAGTGGTGGAATGGTAGGAATGAaccacagagcacaggaacCCCATTGCAGTTATTGCTCTTTATGAAACACAAACCACGAGCTCCCCCAAGGGCTCACTCATTAATTTCCAAACAGAATGTCTCACAGGAAGGCAAAGTAGCCCAGAATTGCATCATTATCTGCCCGCAGCATAGGCTGATTCTCCAGAGGGTGCACTATAACGTCACATCACCTCATGCAATCACTAGACAGAAAAGCTCAATTCAACCCCATTTAAAATGTTCTCTATTCAAAGATTATTTCTGTTGGGTCTTTGTTTGAAAGGCTTTCAGTTTGGAACACACTCATAAGGTAACAAAAAAGCTGGGAGGATTAATGCTCTTACTGCATTAATATCTTGAAACACCTGAGTAGAGCTTCAATTTTAGGAGAGCAACAGTCGAAACAGGAAGCAACTCCATGCAAATGTGCCAAAGCATCAAGCTAAGTATAAATTACCCAGAGATGATTAAAGAGCCTGTGGGCTCTTAAGTATGCGTCCCTGCAGGGCACCTTTCAAGTAGGTCCTCTTAGCTGGAAGGAATCATGTGTGGCATTTGCAGACAGAGAAACAAACGTAGACCAAGGTACAGGAGTTAGCAGCGAAATACCGAATTCAgagaaactaaaagaaaatgtagaaggAAGCTGATGCCATAGAGAAacctgcaggctgtgagcagGTGAGTGAGAGTGAAATTCCACATACAGCGGGTAAAAAAGGAGAActgaaccagaaaaaaaaaagaggggaaaaatacagatgaaCACATCAAAAGGAAGGTTCagaatacagaaacagaaagttAGGCACGAGCTTCAAAGTGAAGTTTAAAGGTTACTTGGCAAGGGAAAGGAGTCAACAGAAAGTCCAAAGTAGTGAGAGAAGTAATTCTGGTTGCTTCACCATGCCAGAGAACACACTTTGATTACAGCTTAGGCAGGAGATCATCAGAACACGAAGAGTTCTAACAGCTAGGGCAGAATGGGAATCATTTTGAAGGAATcgagaaaacaaacatgaaatcCACCATCCcacaaagcagtgctgtatgAAACCACACAGATGAATTCTTTCTTCATCAGTGTCTCTGACTTTCCAAACTGGCATTCCAGTTCAGGGTAGTTCTCTTCTCAGAGGATACTGCAAAGCAGGCTGCGTCTGCACACCTGGTGCCTCCTTTGGAATGCGCAAGATCTCAATCTGCGTGTTGAGGCAttgtctgcagagctgttctgaCCTCATTCCACATGCTCTGCTATCCTCAGCTCGGACAGCTCGAGCTCCTGTAACGTGGGACACCGGCTGGGGAAATTCACTCCCTGGGCTACAATGTCCCCACAGCAACATCTCTCAGCTCCTCCATGCTACATCAAAATGCTGCTGAGGGAAAGAAGCAACTTCTAGACCTTCTcttcagtgcttctgaaagAAATTCCCTCTCTGttgagagaagggaggaaaaaaaataatgtcaaaAGAGAGTACATAAGAACTTTTGGGGCTTCCTTAGAGGtgtctttttttaatacttcCTGCACTTTGAAAAATTCTCGGAATGGGGAACTATTTCTTAGCAGGATGTCTCTGCCCTCACTGCCTTAACGCTAAATGCCTCTTCTGGGTGGATTTTAACTTTGATCATTGCCCTTTGATAACCTCATTTTCATAAAGCTTGTCAGGTCTTCAACTCCTCTttccagtttggatggggccccaTTTTGGCCAAAGCACATGCAGAAAAAGCCCCTGGAGTACAGCAAAAGTCGTCTGTACTGAGCTGCTTTGTTCTATTCAGTCATCACCTTTGATCAATCCCTCCCTGTTTTGCAGCCACACAAGCCTGATACGCTGTTATCAGGAGCAAGCAGAAGTCCAGAAATCTAAACAACT
This DNA window, taken from Excalfactoria chinensis isolate bCotChi1 chromosome 4, bCotChi1.hap2, whole genome shotgun sequence, encodes the following:
- the LOC140251484 gene encoding rho-related GTP-binding protein RhoG-like, with amino-acid sequence MQTIKCVVVGDGAVGKTCLLISYTTNAFPEEYIPTVFDNYSAQMTVDGRTVSLNLWDTAGQEEYDRLRTLSYPQTNVFVICFSIGSPSSYANVRHKWHPEVSHHCPNVPILLVGTKRDLRNDLETVKKLKEQSLAPTTPQQGTSLAKQIGAVKYLECSALNQEGVREVFAEAVRAVLYPVTKKNTRKCVLL